One genomic segment of Pseudomonas sp. RU47 includes these proteins:
- a CDS encoding DUF6124 family protein: MFKITPNPPETDVEIDPNPTSPYSTPGSRKLHEAAERALDHYLKPAPPAPPRKPSTMFLVDPNTGAEDLMAHACESMASASVMLSDFAALLDSPYRNTVLGIQQVVMLGELAVNRALDKIEPALRQ; the protein is encoded by the coding sequence ATGTTCAAAATTACGCCAAATCCGCCCGAAACAGACGTGGAAATCGATCCAAATCCAACGTCCCCCTATTCCACACCGGGCTCCAGAAAACTCCACGAAGCCGCCGAACGCGCTCTCGATCACTACCTGAAACCCGCGCCCCCAGCGCCACCACGCAAACCCAGCACCATGTTCCTCGTCGACCCCAACACCGGCGCCGAAGACCTCATGGCCCACGCCTGCGAATCCATGGCTTCGGCCAGCGTCATGCTCAGCGACTTCGCCGCCCTGCTCGACTCGCCCTACCGCAACACCGTGCTCGGCATTCAACAAGTGGTCATGCTCGGCGAACTCGCGGTCAACCGCGCCCTCGACAAAATCGAACCCGCCCTGAGGCAATAA
- a CDS encoding FKBP-type peptidyl-prolyl cis-trans isomerase: MTDELQVIDLQVGEGKAAVKGALITTQYTGWLEDGSEFDSSYSRGKPFQCVIGTGRVIKGWDQGLMGMQVGGKRKLLVPAHLGYGERTMGKIPPNSNLVFEIELLEVLTRED; encoded by the coding sequence ATGACAGATGAACTGCAGGTAATCGATCTTCAGGTCGGCGAAGGCAAAGCCGCCGTCAAAGGCGCACTGATCACCACCCAATACACCGGATGGCTGGAAGACGGCAGCGAGTTCGATTCTTCCTACAGCCGTGGCAAACCTTTTCAGTGCGTGATTGGCACGGGGCGGGTGATCAAGGGTTGGGATCAGGGCTTGATGGGGATGCAGGTGGGGGGCAAACGTAAATTGCTGGTGCCGGCGCATTTGGGGTACGGCGAGCGAACGATGGGCAAGATTCCGCCGAATTCGAATCTGGTGTTTGAGATTGAGTTGTTGGAAGTGCTGACGCGGGAGGATTGA
- a CDS encoding M4 family metallopeptidase: MTDSILRSFIPPYILNRIIAHGSAPQRSAAMLTLNHVRSLLPNPGAPAQPPARAILPEKSKPGLAERSVHDAQNKMLLPGKLVRLEGQPPSGDAAVDEAYDALGASYDFFWKVFGRDSIDNQGFALIGSVHYGQGYENAFWNGAQMVFGDGDGEIFQRFTRSLDVIGHELAHGVTESEAGLIYANQSGALNESLSDVFGVLTKQYALGQTAEQADWLIGADLLMPKIQGKGLRSMSHPGTAYDDPLLGKDPQPDHMRKFVITSEDNGGVHINSGIPNRAFYLAARAFGGFAWEKAGRIWYDTLCDNRLSQDATFDAFAKLTIDHAGRRFGAEAADAVQQAWAQVGIE; encoded by the coding sequence ATGACCGACTCAATACTGCGCAGTTTCATTCCACCGTACATTCTCAACCGCATCATCGCTCACGGTTCAGCGCCGCAACGTTCGGCAGCGATGCTCACGCTCAACCATGTACGCAGCCTGTTGCCGAATCCAGGCGCACCCGCACAACCACCGGCACGGGCGATCCTGCCTGAGAAGAGCAAGCCCGGCCTGGCCGAACGCAGTGTGCATGATGCGCAGAACAAAATGCTCTTGCCGGGCAAGCTCGTGCGCCTCGAAGGCCAGCCGCCGAGTGGTGATGCGGCGGTCGACGAGGCTTACGATGCGCTGGGCGCCAGCTATGATTTCTTCTGGAAAGTGTTCGGTCGCGACTCGATCGACAATCAGGGCTTTGCCCTGATCGGCAGCGTGCATTACGGCCAGGGTTACGAAAACGCTTTCTGGAATGGCGCGCAAATGGTCTTCGGTGACGGCGATGGCGAAATCTTCCAGCGCTTCACCCGCTCGCTCGACGTCATCGGCCATGAACTGGCCCACGGCGTTACCGAAAGCGAGGCCGGGCTGATTTATGCCAACCAGTCCGGCGCGTTAAACGAGTCGCTCTCGGATGTGTTTGGCGTCTTGACCAAGCAATACGCGCTCGGCCAGACAGCCGAACAGGCCGACTGGTTGATCGGTGCCGACCTGCTGATGCCGAAGATCCAGGGCAAGGGCCTGCGTTCGATGTCGCACCCCGGAACGGCGTATGACGACCCGTTGCTGGGCAAGGATCCGCAACCGGATCATATGCGCAAATTCGTCATCACCAGCGAAGACAATGGCGGCGTGCACATCAATTCCGGCATTCCCAATCGCGCGTTTTATCTGGCAGCCCGAGCGTTTGGCGGCTTCGCCTGGGAAAAGGCCGGACGAATCTGGTACGACACACTTTGCGATAACCGCTTGAGCCAGGACGCAACGTTTGACGCGTTCGCAAAATTGACCATCGACCACGCGGGCAGGCGCTTTGGCGCTGAAGCAGCCGACGCAGTGCAGCAAGCCTGGGCGCAGGTCGGCATCGAATAA
- a CDS encoding protealysin inhibitor emfourin, which yields MKTLPELDDDSVLRVSRQGGVAAIHSLSRPREIEFAQCDISQRSRICSVLEGCLPLDSSESGRGDQRFYQIEVRYQSGEMVLKVPEDRAPGDLVHLWDKGELL from the coding sequence ATGAAAACGCTACCCGAGCTGGATGACGATTCCGTTTTGCGCGTATCTCGCCAGGGTGGCGTTGCAGCGATTCACAGCCTGAGCCGCCCACGTGAAATCGAATTTGCACAATGCGACATCAGTCAGCGTTCAAGGATCTGCTCGGTGCTGGAGGGCTGCCTGCCATTGGACAGCAGCGAATCCGGACGTGGGGATCAACGCTTCTATCAGATAGAAGTGCGCTATCAGTCCGGGGAAATGGTGTTGAAGGTGCCGGAGGATCGGGCGCCGGGGGATCTGGTGCATTTGTGGGACAAGGGGGAGTTGCTGTGA
- a CDS encoding RcnB family protein, producing the protein MNSKTLIASLALVAGIAGISPLVQAAQTSNEQAVQSPTSDRELKVNDRAPEMYQRKDKALQNWKAKGLKAPIDQAQWVQINDKYVMVMITNGTIVEMQPVER; encoded by the coding sequence ATGAACAGCAAAACCCTAATCGCCAGCCTGGCCCTCGTCGCCGGCATTGCCGGGATCAGCCCACTTGTTCAAGCGGCGCAAACCTCAAATGAACAGGCCGTGCAATCGCCCACCAGCGATCGAGAGTTGAAGGTCAACGACCGTGCGCCTGAAATGTATCAGCGCAAGGACAAGGCCCTGCAAAACTGGAAAGCCAAAGGTCTGAAAGCACCCATCGATCAGGCCCAATGGGTGCAGATCAACGACAAGTACGTGATGGTGATGATTACCAACGGGACAATTGTCGAGATGCAACCGGTCGAGCGTTAA
- a CDS encoding LemA family protein, whose product MNSTLVILLVVGGLLALYAIFLFNSLVARRNQIKNAFAQLEVQLKRRYDLIPNLVATAKGYMAHERETLEAVIAARNNAVAGLQAAQAQPGNAQNIAQLGQADSALSNAMGRLNVTVEAYPELKASQNMQQLSEELSSTENKVSFARQAYNDAVMTYNTLKQSFPAALLAPMFGHGADASALTFADSAAIQEAPKVSF is encoded by the coding sequence GTGAACAGCACCCTCGTCATCCTTTTGGTCGTTGGCGGCCTCCTCGCCCTCTATGCCATCTTCCTTTTCAACAGCCTCGTCGCTCGACGCAATCAAATCAAAAACGCCTTCGCGCAACTCGAAGTACAACTCAAGCGCCGTTATGACCTGATACCCAATCTGGTGGCCACCGCCAAGGGTTATATGGCCCACGAGCGCGAAACCCTGGAAGCGGTGATTGCCGCGCGCAACAACGCCGTCGCCGGTCTTCAGGCCGCTCAGGCGCAGCCGGGCAATGCCCAGAACATCGCGCAACTGGGCCAGGCCGACAGCGCGCTGAGCAATGCCATGGGCCGGCTGAATGTAACGGTTGAAGCGTACCCGGAACTCAAAGCGTCGCAAAACATGCAGCAGCTGAGTGAAGAGCTGAGCAGCACCGAAAACAAAGTCAGTTTTGCCCGCCAGGCCTACAACGATGCAGTGATGACCTACAACACGCTCAAGCAAAGTTTCCCGGCAGCCTTGCTCGCCCCGATGTTCGGCCATGGTGCCGATGCCTCGGCGTTGACGTTCGCTGACAGCGCGGCCATTCAGGAAGCGCCAAAGGTTTCGTTCTGA
- a CDS encoding M48 family metallopeptidase — MNFFEQQRRAKRRTVYLIFLMFMAVLSLIAVSCVLMTIPVEDGSGKVLMDLELDRQLVMTVSAVVVGIVLLGSLSKLMELSEGGKVVARRLDGRLINHSAQTLEEQRLMNVVEEMAIASGTAVPSVYLLPDLGINAFAAGLTPQDAVIGVTQGAINVLTREELQGVIAHEFSHIYNGDMRLNTRLIAIVHGIMVLGLTGSYILEGTEQVGKTPLQRSKFVAIPMLIGFVLLFVGIAGTIFGNMIKSAISRQREFLADATAVQYTRNPQSIAGALKKISGYELGARINSARAEEYSHLYFGPGYSSTDSTASHPDLNERIRRVDAQWDGSFIKVAAPPADAQPSVALPVPDAFGGIPAAAKSVLYDMNAVQTSVAAIGAPQPEHLLEARRVLEDIPHALKMAARNTEGAQAVVYGLLLSRSTSLLGMQVELLKSEIDATVFDYLNQLREPLLSLSPGLRLPLLDLTIPSLRELGKKSFAKVKHNLNLLIEADNETELLEWTLLRIVERNVEGATPVQFKFGLFQCAEELMALLTAMARAGQDNLSAASQAIQFAWQGLAFEQPEEMRAELEDLVGLEAAIKRLRHLMPEERPALLDAMTRCVMHDGVITVAEAELFRAVADLLDCPLPPLLAAHAEMANSTRDTAHHEVAMS; from the coding sequence ATGAATTTCTTTGAACAACAGCGCCGGGCCAAGCGCCGCACCGTGTACCTCATTTTCTTGATGTTCATGGCGGTGCTCAGCCTGATCGCAGTGTCATGCGTGCTGATGACCATTCCGGTCGAGGATGGCAGCGGTAAAGTCCTGATGGATCTGGAGCTCGACCGGCAACTGGTCATGACCGTGTCAGCCGTGGTCGTCGGCATCGTGCTGCTGGGCAGTCTGTCCAAACTCATGGAGTTGTCAGAAGGCGGCAAAGTGGTTGCGCGGCGCCTCGACGGGCGCTTGATCAACCACAGCGCGCAGACGCTGGAAGAGCAGCGATTGATGAACGTGGTGGAAGAAATGGCCATCGCCTCCGGCACCGCCGTGCCCTCGGTGTACTTGCTGCCCGATCTGGGCATCAACGCCTTCGCGGCGGGACTCACACCACAGGACGCCGTCATCGGCGTCACTCAGGGCGCGATCAATGTATTGACCCGCGAAGAGCTGCAAGGAGTGATCGCCCACGAGTTCAGTCATATCTATAACGGTGACATGCGCCTCAACACCCGACTGATTGCCATCGTCCACGGGATCATGGTTCTCGGGTTGACCGGCAGCTATATCCTGGAAGGCACCGAGCAGGTCGGCAAAACCCCGCTGCAGCGCAGCAAGTTCGTCGCGATACCGATGTTGATTGGTTTTGTACTGTTGTTTGTGGGTATCGCGGGGACGATTTTTGGCAATATGATCAAATCTGCAATCAGTCGACAGCGTGAATTTCTCGCCGATGCTACGGCGGTGCAATACACCCGCAACCCGCAAAGCATCGCCGGTGCGTTGAAGAAAATTAGTGGTTATGAACTGGGTGCACGCATCAATTCCGCGCGCGCGGAGGAATACAGCCATTTGTATTTCGGACCGGGGTACTCGAGCACCGACTCGACGGCTTCCCATCCGGATTTGAATGAGCGGATCCGTCGGGTCGATGCGCAATGGGATGGCAGCTTCATCAAAGTGGCGGCGCCGCCCGCAGATGCACAACCTTCGGTCGCTCTGCCTGTGCCCGATGCATTCGGCGGCATCCCCGCTGCGGCCAAGTCGGTGCTCTACGACATGAACGCGGTTCAGACCTCCGTGGCGGCCATTGGCGCCCCGCAGCCAGAACACCTGCTGGAAGCTCGCCGCGTGCTGGAAGACATTCCGCACGCACTCAAAATGGCAGCACGCAATACTGAAGGCGCCCAGGCCGTTGTGTATGGCCTGCTGCTGTCGCGTTCAACCTCCCTGCTGGGCATGCAAGTCGAGCTACTGAAGTCGGAAATCGACGCAACGGTGTTCGACTATTTGAATCAGCTGCGTGAACCGCTGTTGTCGCTGAGTCCCGGCCTGCGCCTGCCATTGCTGGATCTGACCATCCCGAGTCTGCGAGAGCTTGGCAAAAAATCCTTTGCAAAGGTCAAGCACAACCTGAATTTGCTGATCGAAGCGGATAACGAAACAGAGTTGCTGGAGTGGACGCTGTTGCGCATCGTCGAGCGCAATGTTGAAGGCGCGACACCGGTGCAATTCAAATTCGGACTGTTCCAGTGCGCCGAAGAACTCATGGCACTGTTAACCGCAATGGCCCGAGCCGGACAGGACAATCTATCGGCAGCGTCGCAGGCCATTCAGTTTGCCTGGCAAGGTCTTGCGTTCGAACAGCCCGAGGAAATGCGCGCCGAACTTGAAGATCTGGTGGGGCTGGAAGCGGCGATCAAGCGTCTTCGTCATCTGATGCCAGAGGAACGTCCCGCACTGCTCGATGCCATGACCCGCTGCGTGATGCACGATGGCGTGATCACCGTGGCTGAAGCAGAACTGTTTCGCGCCGTCGCGGACTTGCTCGACTGCCCGCTGCCACCATTGCTTGCCGCACACGCCGAAATGGCTAACAGCACCCGTGACACTGCTCACCATGAAGTTGCAATGTCCTGA
- the tcuC gene encoding MFS transporter, producing MTASIPHNGSRAGAIFRVTSGNFLEQFDFFLFGFYATQIAAVFFPASSEFASLMMTFAVFGAGFLMRPLGAIVLGAYIDDVGRRKGLIVTLSIMASGTILIVLVPGYESIGLFAPALVLIGRLLQGFSAGAELGGVSVYLAEIATPGRKGFFTAWQSASQQVAIIVAAALGYALNAWMAPEVVADWGWRIPFFVGCMIVPFIFFLRRNLAETEEFAARKHRPSMGEVFRTLGQNWGVVLGGMLMVALTTTAFYLITVYAPTFGKTVLHLSTSDALLVTLLVGVSNFFWLPIGGLLSDRVGRRPVLIAMSLLALATTYPALSYLVQAPSFSHMLLSLLWLSFIYGLYNGAMIPALTEIMPVEVRVAGFSLAYSLATAIFGGFTPAMSTFLIQYTGDKAAPGYWMSIGALCALCATLYLYRRAGGRLQPVAA from the coding sequence ATGACAGCCTCAATCCCACACAACGGCTCGCGGGCCGGCGCCATTTTCCGGGTGACCTCGGGCAACTTCCTCGAACAGTTCGACTTCTTTCTGTTCGGCTTCTACGCCACGCAGATCGCGGCGGTGTTCTTTCCGGCGAGCAGTGAGTTCGCTTCCCTGATGATGACCTTTGCGGTGTTCGGCGCAGGCTTTTTGATGCGTCCGCTGGGCGCCATCGTGCTCGGTGCGTACATCGATGATGTCGGTCGACGCAAAGGTTTGATCGTTACCCTGTCGATCATGGCCAGTGGCACGATCTTGATTGTGCTGGTGCCCGGTTACGAAAGCATCGGCCTGTTTGCGCCAGCGCTGGTGTTGATCGGGCGCTTGCTGCAAGGCTTCTCGGCCGGGGCGGAATTGGGCGGTGTGTCGGTGTACCTCGCCGAGATCGCCACGCCGGGTCGCAAAGGTTTCTTCACCGCTTGGCAGTCGGCCAGTCAGCAAGTGGCGATCATTGTCGCCGCCGCGTTGGGCTATGCGTTGAACGCGTGGATGGCGCCGGAGGTGGTGGCCGATTGGGGCTGGCGGATTCCGTTTTTCGTTGGCTGCATGATCGTGCCGTTCATCTTTTTCCTGCGCCGTAACCTGGCGGAAACCGAAGAATTCGCTGCACGCAAACACCGCCCGAGCATGGGCGAAGTGTTCCGCACCCTCGGCCAGAACTGGGGCGTGGTACTTGGCGGCATGCTGATGGTTGCGCTGACCACCACCGCGTTTTACCTGATCACCGTGTACGCGCCGACCTTCGGCAAAACCGTGCTGCATCTGAGTACTTCGGACGCGCTGTTGGTGACCTTGCTGGTCGGTGTGTCGAACTTCTTCTGGTTGCCGATTGGCGGCCTGTTGTCCGACCGTGTTGGCCGTCGCCCAGTGCTGATCGCCATGTCGCTGCTGGCCCTGGCCACCACCTATCCGGCGCTGTCGTATCTGGTGCAGGCGCCGAGCTTCAGCCACATGCTGCTGTCGCTGTTGTGGTTGTCGTTTATCTACGGTTTGTACAACGGCGCAATGATTCCGGCGCTCACCGAGATCATGCCGGTCGAGGTTCGCGTTGCCGGTTTCTCCCTCGCCTACAGCCTGGCAACCGCCATTTTCGGTGGCTTCACCCCGGCGATGTCGACCTTCCTGATTCAGTACACCGGCGACAAAGCCGCGCCGGGTTACTGGATGAGCATCGGTGCGCTGTGTGCCTTGTGCGCCACTCTTTATCTGTACCGCCGTGCCGGTGGTCGTCTGCAACCTGTCGCGGCCTGA
- a CDS encoding substrate-binding domain-containing protein has translation MKKLFTVTALLAGLAFNLAAQAEELSVMTSGGFTAAYKILGPKFAASSGNTLTTSLGPSMGKAPEAIPNRLARGEHADVVIMVGYALDDLIKQGKVDPASRVELADSRIGLVVREGAPKPDISSVAALKKTLLDAQSVAYSDSASGVYIEQQLFKKLGIEDQLKPKAKMIPKVPVGSVVATGDYQLGFQQVSELLPVPGVSFVAKIPESVQSVTRFAAGIPVGAQHPEKAKALLAYLAAPAAQADVQATGLDSVKR, from the coding sequence ATGAAAAAACTGTTTACTGTCACCGCCCTGCTCGCCGGTCTCGCGTTCAACCTCGCGGCCCAGGCCGAAGAATTGAGCGTGATGACCTCCGGGGGCTTCACTGCCGCCTACAAGATTCTCGGGCCGAAATTCGCTGCCAGCAGCGGCAACACCCTGACCACCAGCCTCGGCCCGTCGATGGGCAAAGCACCCGAGGCGATCCCCAATCGTCTCGCCCGCGGTGAGCACGCCGACGTGGTGATCATGGTCGGCTACGCCCTCGACGACTTGATCAAACAAGGCAAGGTCGACCCGGCCTCGCGCGTTGAGCTGGCGGATTCGCGGATCGGCCTGGTGGTGCGCGAAGGCGCGCCGAAACCGGACATCAGCAGCGTCGCCGCCTTGAAGAAAACCTTGCTCGACGCACAGTCGGTGGCCTACTCCGACAGCGCCAGCGGCGTGTACATCGAGCAGCAGTTGTTCAAGAAACTGGGCATCGAAGATCAGCTGAAACCGAAGGCAAAAATGATCCCGAAAGTACCGGTCGGCTCGGTGGTTGCCACTGGCGACTATCAACTGGGCTTCCAGCAGGTCAGCGAATTGCTGCCGGTGCCGGGCGTGAGTTTCGTCGCGAAGATTCCGGAATCGGTGCAGTCGGTGACGCGTTTTGCCGCCGGGATTCCAGTCGGCGCGCAGCATCCAGAAAAGGCCAAAGCCCTGCTCGCCTACCTCGCCGCGCCGGCCGCACAAGCTGACGTGCAAGCCACCGGACTGGATTCGGTCAAGCGCTGA
- a CDS encoding LysR family transcriptional regulator: MAINFDLNDLQAFRAVVEQGSFRKAADTVRLSQPALSRRIEKLEDALGVKLFERTTRKVSLTQAGRGFMPSVERLLDDLDVALLGISEVASTRLGHVTVACVPSAAYYFMPRVIARYHQQFPRIKVKVLDSSAHDVLSAVVNGEADFGLSFLGTQDAKVEFEPLVQECYVVACRRDHPLAERSSVSWDEFYQQDYISLDKTSGNRFLLDQALSTVVPQRSSICETRHVTTMIGLVEAGLGVAAVPLMAMPGPDHPILTRVPLTDPQVMRSVGIIKRRGRTLTPAALELERLVIEMKVQPPTISA; encoded by the coding sequence ATGGCCATCAACTTCGACCTCAACGACCTGCAAGCCTTCCGTGCCGTGGTCGAGCAGGGCAGTTTCCGCAAGGCCGCCGACACCGTGCGCCTGTCGCAACCGGCCTTGAGCCGGCGCATCGAAAAGCTCGAAGACGCCCTCGGTGTCAAACTCTTCGAACGCACCACGCGCAAGGTCAGCCTGACCCAGGCCGGGCGCGGTTTCATGCCCAGCGTTGAGCGTTTGCTCGATGATCTGGATGTCGCGTTGCTGGGCATCAGCGAAGTCGCTTCGACCCGTTTGGGCCATGTCACCGTCGCTTGCGTGCCTTCGGCGGCGTACTACTTCATGCCCCGTGTGATCGCGCGCTATCACCAGCAATTCCCGCGCATCAAAGTCAAAGTGCTCGACTCCAGCGCGCACGATGTGTTGAGTGCGGTGGTCAATGGCGAGGCGGATTTCGGTTTGAGTTTTCTCGGCACGCAGGATGCCAAAGTCGAGTTCGAACCGCTTGTGCAGGAGTGCTACGTCGTCGCCTGTCGCCGCGATCATCCGTTGGCCGAACGCAGCAGTGTGAGCTGGGACGAGTTCTATCAGCAGGATTACATCTCGCTCGACAAGACCTCCGGCAACCGTTTTCTGCTCGATCAGGCGTTGAGCACGGTGGTGCCGCAGCGTTCGAGCATCTGCGAAACCCGGCATGTGACGACGATGATCGGTCTGGTGGAGGCGGGGTTGGGCGTGGCGGCGGTGCCGCTGATGGCGATGCCCGGGCCGGATCATCCGATCCTGACACGGGTGCCATTGACCGATCCGCAAGTGATGCGCAGTGTCGGCATCATCAAGCGCCGGGGTCGTACGCTGACCCCGGCGGCACTGGAACTGGAGCGGCTGGTGATAGAAATGAAAGTCCAGCCGCCAACAATCAGCGCTTGA
- a CDS encoding monovalent cation:proton antiporter-2 (CPA2) family protein, translating to MPHEGNLLQAAVVFLFAAVLTVPLAKRLQLGAVLGYLFAGVIIGPSVLGLIGNPQSVAHISELGVVLLLFIIGLELSPRRLWVMRKSVFGVGLAQVLLTASVIGVLALSVFGQPLNSAIVLGLGLALSSTAFGLQSLAERKELTSPHGRLAFAILLFQDIAAIPLIALVPMLAGGAQDTSNAESLNHALQVLGGIAVVVVGGRYLLRPVFRVVAKTGLPEVSTATALLVVIGTAWLMDLVGVSMALGAFLAGLLLADSEYRHELEAQIEPFKGLLLGLFFISVGMGANLSLLLSAPITVLGLTLLLIGLKLPLLFVVGRLAGGLNKVSAIRLGIVLAAGGEFAFVVFKIGRDQGLFEPRLYDLLVLTITLSMAVTPLLLLICARLVSPKVQPVEVPEKYREIDTDTPRVVIAGMGRMGQIVARILRAQNIKFVALDTSVETIELSRSFGGVPVFYGDPMRPEILNAAKVGEAEYFVIATDDPDTNIKTAEVVRKLYPHMKIIARARNRQHVHRLVDVGAEAIRETYYSSLEMSRRTLVGLGLTQAQADARIKRFKHHDEQVLEAQHAIYDDAAKVLQTAQEARAELARLFESDQLEEESRKS from the coding sequence ATGCCCCATGAAGGCAATCTGTTGCAAGCCGCCGTCGTGTTTCTGTTCGCGGCCGTGCTCACCGTGCCTTTGGCCAAACGTCTGCAATTGGGCGCCGTGCTCGGTTATCTGTTTGCCGGCGTGATTATCGGCCCGTCGGTGTTGGGCCTGATCGGCAATCCGCAAAGCGTCGCGCATATTTCCGAACTGGGCGTGGTGTTGCTGCTGTTCATCATTGGTCTTGAGCTGTCGCCGCGACGCTTGTGGGTGATGCGCAAATCGGTGTTCGGCGTCGGTCTGGCGCAGGTGCTGCTGACGGCTTCGGTGATTGGCGTGCTGGCGTTGTCGGTATTTGGCCAACCGTTGAACAGTGCGATTGTGCTTGGCCTTGGTCTGGCGCTGTCCTCGACGGCATTCGGTCTGCAAAGTCTGGCCGAGCGCAAAGAATTGACCAGCCCACACGGGCGGCTGGCGTTTGCGATTTTGCTGTTTCAGGACATCGCCGCGATCCCGCTGATTGCGCTGGTGCCGATGCTTGCCGGTGGTGCTCAGGACACCAGCAATGCCGAAAGTCTGAATCACGCGCTGCAAGTGCTCGGCGGTATCGCCGTGGTCGTGGTCGGTGGGCGTTATCTGTTGCGGCCAGTGTTCCGCGTGGTGGCGAAAACCGGTTTGCCGGAAGTGTCGACGGCCACGGCGTTGCTGGTGGTGATCGGCACGGCGTGGTTGATGGATCTGGTCGGTGTGTCGATGGCGCTGGGGGCGTTTCTTGCCGGTTTGCTGTTGGCGGATTCGGAGTATCGCCATGAGCTGGAAGCGCAGATCGAGCCGTTCAAAGGTTTGCTGCTCGGGCTGTTTTTCATCAGCGTCGGCATGGGCGCCAACCTTAGTTTGCTGCTCAGCGCGCCGATCACCGTGTTGGGGCTGACGCTGCTGTTGATCGGTCTGAAATTGCCGCTGCTGTTTGTCGTCGGGCGTCTGGCCGGTGGCTTGAACAAGGTCAGTGCAATACGCCTCGGTATCGTCTTGGCGGCGGGTGGTGAATTTGCCTTTGTGGTGTTCAAGATCGGTCGTGATCAGGGTCTGTTCGAACCGCGCCTGTATGACTTGCTGGTGCTGACCATCACCCTGTCGATGGCGGTGACGCCGTTGTTGCTGCTGATCTGCGCGCGGCTGGTCAGCCCGAAAGTGCAGCCGGTGGAAGTGCCGGAAAAATACCGTGAGATCGACACTGACACCCCGCGTGTGGTGATCGCCGGCATGGGCCGGATGGGCCAGATCGTCGCGCGGATTCTGCGGGCGCAGAACATCAAATTCGTCGCACTGGACACTTCGGTGGAAACCATCGAACTGTCGCGCAGTTTCGGCGGTGTGCCGGTGTTCTACGGCGACCCGATGCGCCCGGAAATTCTCAATGCGGCCAAGGTTGGCGAGGCGGAATATTTCGTGATTGCCACGGACGATCCAGACACCAACATCAAGACCGCCGAGGTGGTGCGCAAGCTGTATCCGCACATGAAGATCATCGCCCGGGCACGTAACCGTCAGCATGTGCACCGCTTGGTGGATGTTGGCGCGGAAGCGATTCGTGAAACCTATTACTCGAGTCTGGAAATGAGTCGACGCACCTTGGTCGGCCTCGGTTTGACCCAGGCCCAGGCCGATGCGCGGATCAAGCGCTTCAAGCACCACGACGAACAGGTGCTGGAGGCACAGCACGCGATCTACGACGACGCGGCCAAAGTCCTGCAAACCGCCCAGGAAGCCCGGGCGGAACTGGCGCGGTTGTTCGAATCCGACCAACTGGAAGAAGAATCCCGCAAATCCTGA